DNA from Alnus glutinosa chromosome 2, dhAlnGlut1.1, whole genome shotgun sequence:
ATGGTGCGAGAAGTTAAATAATGAACGCTTCTTACACTGATTTTCAACCATGTAATTCCACTGGTATGCAATGCCTTCACTCTGTTCTTTAGACCTAATTGAAGTGAATACAAGTAGCCTTTGGTTATTAGCAACCATGTTCGTGACTAGTGGCCAATCTTGACCATTTTTTGGCATGTTTGTCACCGGAAACCAGAATTTCATCAACCCGGCATCGGTGAAGACCTTTGTCAGTCCATTCGGGGCTTGAACATAGTCTTCTAAGATCAAGGTCACGATTTCCGTTGGGTTTGCTGATAAAAAAGCTTCAATTTCCTTCAGTGTGTCTATAGCCGGTTCCTATTAGGTCACATCATATCTATTATATTATTGCAAGAAAGTTATTTTACTATTAtcttttaaaactttatttactgtatgattttttataatttttgtaatcatattcttaaacttaaaaaatgttaatttagtattactatcttttaattttttgcaatgtcaacCCTACCGTCCAAATTCAACGTTAAATCAAACGATTGTTGAGTAAAAATATCCCTTACCCATATGATGTttataaaattgcaaaaatacatttatttaataattaaaaattataaaaagaaaaagaaaaactcaagtCTGACCCATGGCGGGtcacattttttcattttttttttttagaaatgagggtattttggagattttatttttttgttaggatttaatgttGAATTTGGACGGCAGGattgacattgcaaaaaattaaaagatgataactctaaattaacactttttaaagtttaagagtataattacaaaagtgatgaaagataagAGTggtatgtaatttttttttattttttatttttaatttcttcaataaAATGCACATACAAATGCAGTGTAGTCATAGCATTTTCCTCCGGTAGAATGGCACAGCCATACATCTCCCTCAAAATCATACGTATCGAGCATTAAGCCGCGAACTCCATTCTGCATATAACAGATCGAGTGCTTTGTTTGGCAGTTCAAAacgtaaataaaaaaaaaaaaaaaaaaaaagaaaaaaaaaaagagaaaaagcttaattaatttgcaTAAAAGATCGTACGTTTAGCTGTTGAGTGACATTATCTTCCTGATTTGTAAAGGTAATCCGAGGAACCCCCGTGTGAGATGCCTCTCCTTCGATAGCATAAGCATTATGTGTTGTCAAGAATGCATATTTATTGAAGGGAAGAGAGTTATTCTGTTcaccagtaaaaaaaaaagaaaagagtaattACCCAAGAAAGGCAGATTTTATGGAGAAGATCGATAAGGATTTGAGAGGGTACGTATTATTAACTAGGTtgaaaaattgtaataatattatgatCGATCGACATGtgtgggtgagagagagagaaagaaatagaTTACCAGGAGCTTGAATTGGTTTGTAGTGGTTGATCTAACACATCTAGAGCCTGAAAATCCTTGAGGGCAAGAGAAACAATAGAGTCCAGCTTGGCAATCTCCATCGGATGAGCATGGATGATCAAGTGGCTACACGTTGAAACTAGTTAGCTAGTGAGGAGCTTCACAGTTAAAGCTAAAAgcaataagaatatatatatatatatatatatatatatatatagtgggtAATAGGAGCCTAAAAATTCAAAGGACAAACGAACCCTGCAATCTCCATTGGAGGAAGCTGTGGCAACACAGAAAAATACTGAAGCTGTGATCAAAAGCAACTTCGGCCGAAGACCCATTAATTTGGCAAAGGTAGAAAAATACTCGAAGACTAAAAgggtattatatatatgatgatgtCTCTTGGTTTCCTCAGCTTAGGCTGAGAAATCAAAGGAAACTCGACAGAACTTTCATGAGGAACAGACAGAAAGGTACCTGCAGCTTAATTCGAATATGCTCAGAAGCAACAAAAAGGGCCGCTGGGGTTGGCTATCCAATCAAGAAAAATACTTGGATCCTGtagtaagaaagagagagaaaaaaagaaaaaagaaaaaagaaaaaaggtgatccacaataaatatatatatatatatatatatataaattgccAAATGCCGCATCATACCAATCATATTATAATGTGTCAtccacaataaaaaaaatataaaaataagcatatagAGTGGTTGAGTCACACCATTTAGTCAAATGAGAATAGCTGAACCACCTCCAAGGCCCAAAGCCATGTGATAGTTCGACTACCCCTTCTAGTTATTGGGGTATTTCGGTCACCCCCAATGTTAATAGAGTGGTTTTGGCCACCATGCCACAATTTGGTCATTTGGAGGTGGTCGAATTACCATCATGGCCATTAGAGATGGTTTTGCCCTCTCCAAATGACAAAATGAGGGCCGTCGAAACTACTACACCATTTTTGTTTACTTCCCTTGAAAAGCaaggaaaataaacaaaaatgctAACTTTTGTGCAAACAATGACACTTTGGGCTGCGTCTAGACTCCATATTGACTGCATACATTCTTCCCCCCTCCCCCAATCTAATTTGTCCCCCATCTCATTTGCAGCGGGAAGGATCATATCTCTTCCCCTCCCCTGTTTTTCCTTAGTTTGTTTGGTTTCTTGTTGATtatacttaaaaattaaaaataaaaatttattgggTAATAGAACTAACTGAGTGACTGAGATAGAGCAATTGAGTGGAGTACACTCAGGTTCAACTATATTTTATATTGACCTTATGCATTCAGATCGAAGGggctcattttatttttgttttgaaatatgaGTATTgttacgaatatatatatatatatatatatatatatatatatatatatatatatatatatatatatatatatatatatatatatatatatatgcttactACACattcactaaataattaaatttgttgttGCTATAGGTAatacaatttttactacaagTTCTTTTACAAATTGAGGTGGTAGTTTATAATTGGTGAAAtgagtaaataaaaataaacaatctaagttatcaatttaattagttagtagTTGATTTGTCAACTAGTACTACACTCCAATAGGATAATTTAACATTTATAAAattctaacaattatttctaattaaattatttaaattttaacatTTCAATATTTACCATCTCTATAGAGTATTTTTCacatttctttaatttattgtacTCCATTAAGTTGTAGGTTGAGATAGCAAAATTAGAATGATTTGATTAACAATTATGAGCAATGCTACATATATTACACTCACATCCCACTTAGCTCGATTTATTAGTGAACAAGAAAAATATACTGTCTAGACGGACGAATAGATTAAAtttaaaacaacaacaattaatgaCTATTACTATAAATTAAAGCAAGCTCGTAATCTATCTTTGTTGCATTTTCTTAACAATgagaaaatatttgaaaaaggtGAGTCGACCACTAGAACTATTGGTCttagaattaaaaaagaaatacgcTTAGTACTCTTCACTTTAATCAAATTCCAATATGAATTCAAAGATGGATTAATATTTTGTTCgaaaaaaatttgtgaatcCAAATTTTATTGTCATAtcataagaaaaaattaagaataaatctttttttattgaacGTGTTGTTTGTTCAGTTAAGTGAAATAGagatgtaatatatatatatatatatatatatatatatatatatatatatatatatatatatatatatatatatatatatatatatatatatatatatatatatatatatatatatataacatttctcttattgtaattttaagaatatatacCGTTATaaatttatcccaaaaaaaggGTACGTAAGATCTTGTAACCAACATCACACTGTCTTTTTCTAGGAAGTTAAGTGTAGAGAATTTGGTTATATAAAGACAaggagtaatgataggcaggggcaaGCCAGCCGGCCCCTGTTCGGCCCTTTTCAtttaaatgagattttttttaataaaaaacaactcctaatcactacaaaaaaaaagattttcgcCACTTACATTTCGCCACGtatacggtcactgtacacgtggcgaactgttggccacgtgcaagtggccatGTGTGCATGCGTGGCGGATCTGGGTGTCACTAAATGCATATTTAGCCACGtctaaaatacacgtggcgaacaattagccacgtgtattttaatacatgTGACTAacgttggccacgtgtattcaAATCCAAgtggctaaatgtatttttctttttcttttttattaaaaaaatgaaaaattatattttttttgacacgTATTCTTAACACACGTCGCCAACAATGATATTAttgcttaaaaaaagaagaagaaaagaacatatctgttctttttttttttttttccttcctaatacGTATACGATATACCTATATGAAACACATGCAAAACCAACTCGTCGTCGACTTAGAACTAGTCGGCCGGAGTTTGGAGAGTTAGAGAGAGATACAAAGACaaagagagatacagagagtgagagagacagagagagagagagagagagagagagcaagagacgttgggaaggccgaccacgcggtggtcggggagctggccggtggtccagtattgacggagagagagagagagagagagagagagagagagagagcgagagacgtCAGGAAGGCCGGCCACGCGGTGGTCGGAGAGCTGGCCGGTGGTGCAGtactgacggagagagagagagagagagagagagagagagcgatacacacacacagagagagagagagagagagagagagagagagagagagagagagagagactgtgagagagagagaacgcgtGCACTGTGCAGTAccgtgagagagaaagaaccGCGTGCAGTAATATATataacgaatttttttttttcttttcaaatatttgAAACTTGAAATTAATAATGGTTAGGTGGGCGCGGGACAACTCCCGCGCGCCTATCTACACCAATTCTGGCCACGTGGCCTAAAGCCACGTGGTCAATTctcttatacatatatatattttatcaaaaccttaataaaatttgtttttattaatatatatttgataaaaacaattggccaagtgtattaattacacgtggccaattggctacgtgtaatttatacacgtggctgattgcaaatataaatataaaaaattacaaaaatataaatattttagccacgtgtatttattacacgcggccaattagccacgtgtattcaTTACGCATGGCCACGCATTTTTAATACGCGTGGCCAacttggccacgtgtattcAGGTTTATGTTCCAACTACATAGATAGATAGATGTTAtgctctgatttaccaggtacatagtATGAgatatgtaccatatgttggctttgcgacaagTAATTGTACCACTGTGATGACTTATTTTGTAATGTtgtataaacaaaaaaatggatCGTCATAGcaaatagtatcagagcagTTAACTCTAGGGTTGTTAGGAAAAGCGGAAGTCTAGGGTTGTGTTAGAGTCCAAGGACAACAAAAGAGCCTTATGATTCTAAAAGGTTTAACAAAGATAAGAAGACTTAAACAAGATTTCTTGTGTGCATTGCATGATTCTTGTAATGCATCTATTATAGCTTATGTTCGGTAGGTCTAAGTGTTGAGTCGCTTAGTCTTTGGGAAAGGTCTAGCAGGGTTCTATTAAGTGGTGAACGATGTAAGACAAAGTTTTGGTGAGGGTAGATTAATGATCGCTCTTTTCAAGAAGTGACGACGTATTCTGAAGAGGTATCGAAAAGACTCGAATCTCGAAGAGCGTGTTCAACCAGCAAAATAGAGACCATAAATTTCACAGGTGCTACACCTACCTCGAAGAAGATGACGAATCATCTAGAAGAAACGATGTCCAACATTTGGAAGTAGAGGATCCGAAGCATCTGCGAGAGGCGTTCCTATAGAGAATTTAGCCAATACCCACATCATCCGTTTGATAGTTATACGAGTCCCTTTGGAGCGAGAAGTGAACCTCAACGTGTAACGcctaagaaaaataaacaatttaagatttaaatgcatatatatatatatatatatatatatatatatatatatattgaataatgcaTAAGTATATTGGATGACATCTAtggcatatgtatatatgttaaatgataaatatatatttataaatgaaGATATCAGTGGATCAGGAAAATATCTATGCACTGTCatgaagtcgatcgatccaccaTGAAGGTTGATCGATCGACCTATAATTCCAGTGCTTACTGCATGTGTGTAACACGTTGATGGTTTTGGATAAAAACTCATCGTCATTTAAACTGATATTTTGGGTGATTCATGAGTCCATAATGTGTTAGAGGAGATTGTAATTGGATTAGAACTAATAGGTTAATTGGTTAGCAATTAGTTAGGATTTAATTCTAGTTAGAAGATGATAAGAGATATTAAAGAATGGAATGATTGTTTTCTATCTTTTTGAAGCCATTACCGAGCACTTGTGTGCACCCCAGCCATAAATTGTTTTGCTTAGATGAATCCAGACCATTCAAAGTTCTATAAAAGGAAGCAAGCTTCGGTCATTTCAAAGAAACCGAAAATCACCTCTTACGTAGAAGCTCTTTGCAACTTGTTTTTCTCCTCAATTTAGAGCATAAACTCAACCAAAGGAACActccttttctctttgttgatCCCTCAGTCAGAAATCAaaccaaacaaagaagaagCAAGCTCTTCTTTCTACTTGTGTAGTTCCGGACAGCACAACAAAAACTAGAGCACAAAAGCTCTTTGTTTCTCTTCTCTATTTCCTTTGCTGTTTGGTTTTTACAGAACAAGAAACACACTCATCCTCTTGTCCCTTCACTAAGCAAACCGTTTGGAAACCAAAAAAATCATCCTCTCTCCCTTAGTTGCAAGTCACGGTTTAGAAGTAGAAAAACAGAGCATAgaaattttgtttgttgttttcctATTATCTCTTGGTCTGCATCTAGAAAACACCCTCTCTTTGTATGTTTTAGCTCATGCAGAAAACTAAGAGTGCAACTCTATTTTTGGGTCCCTTTCTTTTATATAGCTCCCCCagccctttctctctctctctctctctctctctctctcgattctGTGTCTAGAGTAGaacaaaaatctctctcttcctctcacgTCCTCTCAGCTAGCAGAAACTCCCCTCCTCTGTTCCTCAAAACAGTAAGCTGGTCCTCTCTCTTTCCCGGGTTCCAGCGgcaagaagaacaaaaagaaaatgaaaaataaagagacttctaaattacgatgtgtgtgtgaacaacatgtaacaaaatatctaaatgcagaatttaaatgagacagatattttgttaacgaagtgaaaactcaattaagagaaaaacccaTCCGGGGCAGACAAACctaggaattctactattcagaagacaaagctaataacaagacagtaacactcacatacccaatgcaacgatcgtatcttgcactctgacacgtaacccaacgtgaatgcctcaCAAcgaagtcacctacttgaaggggtcttcaatggattcctttactttaTGGCtcatccctaagatagacttcacacgaacaagtcACACACTTgacaacccttagagagctagcagatctttacaatttctacctaaacaccctctctaagtacaaaagaattcaatactgaattcatacaaattacatgcctagaggcctctatttataggcttagaagacctaaatcaagtCTGTCTTTGATTTCTCTAGGTGGCATCTAGACGCAAGCTGAGGTCGTCTGgatggtgaactgtgcaaccgactttccGTAAAGCGCTGagaatctttcctgaataaggccacgtccggatggtattACCCTATCTTCCAGACGGTTGCAcctctgctgcacgcaattaccataataaggactagcATCCGAACGGTGTTTCCATgacatccggatggttgcactttttctccacgtcttgccttatcaaggatggcgtccggacggtttagacctgtcgtccggacgtttgtAGCTGTCTGCCCATATCCGTGTCTgagaaggaaaacctaattctcatTGAACTCTGATTGGAatctggacggtattgccatgtcgtccggaaggatgcaCTAGAAcactggaatcttctcgaactctgaatagcgtccggacgtgttgccatgacgtctggatggatgcaaccttgaactggtcgaagcttctcgacactgatgggagtccggatgttattgccacatcgtccagacagatgtTGCTAattgatgagcgtccagacgcttTACTAGGATGTCCGGATggaaacaagggatccgacttttctgagttggaacccacacagaatcttccttgaacattgaaatagccttcttgcagcttgtggcattggaacttgtcataataaggctattTCCATCTTAgataaataaactctaaatactttgaagattctggaatatacgacatccctgtgaaagcagcaacattacatgatagtgattttgtcaacagaatgcagccaatcaaaaactaacagaaaagaaaaataggaaaataagaagaaggaagaggaagcACTCAACTCTCttatcttctctttctctggCTTGGTCTTTTGGTAATGCAGAAAAGTAAGTTCTCTCCCTCTTTTCATATCTTTCGGTTAGTGGCTctaagagaaaaggaaaagcaagAAATAAGAAGAAACAGAAATTTCTCTCTTTCAGTAAGTCTCTCCATTttctctcaaattctctcttatgctctctctctctctttctcggcTCTGTATAGCAAGGAAGAGGATCCTCTCTCACTCGCTGACTCTCTCTCCCGATTCAGTCtagcaagaaaaagaagaagttgtCTTATTCTCTCACCGGGTCTTCACTTTCACATGGCCAAAACCAAGGATCCTCTCCCTTACTTCagttcaaaacaaaagagaCAAGAAGAAGtactcttcttcttgttctctcGGGACAACATGAACGAatagaacaaataaataaaggaaaaaggaaataaaatacataataaacactttctctctctcttggccgGTTGAGGATAGCAAGGAGACACTTATTTTTGGACAATTGGTAAGCTTCTATACTTTTAGTATATCTAAAGCTGTTAGATTATTTTGTAAGTTATTAGTTAATCTAacgttttaagttgtgtttttaaaatagGGCTTTTCAAGCAGAgtgaataatttataaaacacgtcGTTGTGATACCCAACTAAAAGatgatattttattaaaacgcagttacgctgcccaaat
Protein-coding regions in this window:
- the LOC133861113 gene encoding PI-PLC X domain-containing protein At5g67130; amino-acid sequence: MGLRPKLLLITASVFFCVATASSNGDCRPLDHPCSSDGDCQAGLYCFSCPQGFSGSRCVRSTTTNQFKLLNNSLPFNKYAFLTTHNAYAIEGEASHTGVPRITFTNQEDNVTQQLNNGVRGLMLDTYDFEGDVWLCHSTGGKCYDYTAFEPAIDTLKEIEAFLSANPTEIVTLILEDYVQAPNGLTKVFTDAGLMKFWFPVTNMPKNGQDWPLVTNMVANNQRLLVFTSIRSKEQSEGIAYQWNYMVENQYGDGGMQVGKCPTRAESSALNDKTKSLVLVNYFSSIPFKITACEHNSADLINMLRTCFGAAGNRWANFVAVDFYKRSEGGGSFQAVDTLNGELLCGCDDVHACVPGSASGACTP